The following coding sequences are from one Shewanella putrefaciens window:
- a CDS encoding RHS repeat domain-containing protein translates to MDIGYKKLSSALFLTFLSPLTSTAYAADINPVIAEALEEPGFGLTQQPQSISKFAAVSAANTGGSDTSPTNTAELALARMNIKTEVTPETTELFGEKVDLNSGAISMTNTDLVIPGNFPIEMGITRVYKGAQYSQGQLLHFADWQLDIPSISTTIVDGDSTVNTWTNGKPCSGSLNPGSSYLGDGVGYVVAKQYWSGDFINVPSVGSERLLEPNTVTPGVTRVAKNWRITCQANGNSEAFIATSPQGITYTFSMLRSFPAERLPVPYYDRETNSTWTNYARVFKAYMQVTEVKDRFNNKVTYNYSAPDQLDSITSSDGRSIHFTYEPGVERKRIKSITSDGKTWSYYYRIATEKKVIGGIYVNPDQLSRVVLPDGREWVYDIDFAPTNALEQRHIKYSYGDSQQDDIQCIFSLVNPNYIPRSYVSRVTHPNGLKAEFEVRSTLFGRSQVPKQFQRPPNIRVNVHDRCFSNFSLIRKTLSGKGVSPQHWYYSYSQNPGQYADGSGDLGPAPQGLSMLPALPSDMSAMDLRSTTVVAPDGSKAIHVFDRRYNYSQDKEVATYLYNTDGTTLLQRNEITYSQGYSIGKAQLFSANYNGTMHGGAFPFENESQYNSFVNNIKSTIYQYTQDSRVDTYTKEFLNFNNYGSPELTVESNGFNANRKYLKNTYYHDLNNWLINLEDSNAISFDGVNYVTAKKNTYYPYNSAEKSSLYQEYQNGRLLSTHRYYGDGNIKQTTFNANNRWMALANYMRGKPQLIKIPQRDTANCANPDTCFLSASMVVDGSGNITKVTDFNGVETHYRYDSNNRVINVKNADTRWAETTISYDLDSSDNAALFQNITRGNYKKTVTLDGLMRPILVKEWDLNNESATAKYISQAFNVYGKPTFTSFPSTSPDETLGTAIAYDGLIRTTSTTRTSDNSQTTTQYLSGNQTAVTDGRGNTTLTNYLAYGSPSSEKATQIAAPDTDVISINYNELDQIIAITQGSITESRLYNGYRDLCKVVRPDTGMAAFGYNNVGEMIWRAEGTSGSTTSCDEASVPSAHRVALTYDNVGALKTEDFPDSTPDRQYTYDNNGNLKSLTTGTASWQYQYNSLNLPQSETLSIDGRSFALTSGYDSLGSVASLQYPSGAVVDFAPNALGQATKAGTYASGVSYYPNGQLKQFTYGNGIVRNVALDTTGRIDALTDIKAGSLKNSLDPSYDSNDNLTRLIDGVDSSNNISNLSYDGVDRLRSADGKWGAGRYIYDGLGNILSRSLNNSTINYHYSTLNRLNNLSGAYAYSYQYDTAGNITHNGRYSLSFNRAQQMVAAKDMAYVYDGFNRKIKQNKPSGTAYTVYNKAGQLLYREEANGKKTDSVYLGKQIVAEVDICPPSGCAVTQPATKTCPVGYSLNTAGTLCEKAETQAASISSYSYSCPTGYTLSGSTCQKTESKTANSTTQLSCPRGGSLNSATSMCSRFFSQTSSKPPTGTGISCTGEPMGGGMRLWECTETYAATPKSVYSCDAGWTLSGTNCTRTLSQNATTTPVYACPSGWALSGSQCRRLATTAIVYTCPSGWTLSGSQCTQ, encoded by the coding sequence ATGGATATCGGTTACAAGAAACTGTCTTCCGCATTATTTTTGACATTTTTATCGCCCCTTACAAGTACAGCGTATGCTGCCGACATAAATCCTGTGATTGCTGAAGCGTTGGAGGAGCCTGGCTTTGGTCTTACTCAACAGCCTCAGAGTATTTCAAAATTTGCTGCTGTATCAGCGGCAAATACCGGAGGTTCGGACACATCCCCCACAAATACCGCTGAACTTGCCTTAGCAAGGATGAATATAAAAACAGAGGTGACCCCTGAAACAACTGAGCTTTTCGGTGAAAAGGTTGATTTAAATTCAGGGGCTATCAGTATGACAAATACTGATTTAGTTATTCCTGGTAATTTTCCTATCGAAATGGGTATTACTCGAGTTTATAAAGGGGCTCAATATTCACAGGGGCAATTATTGCACTTTGCGGATTGGCAGTTAGATATACCGTCAATTTCTACCACCATAGTAGATGGTGATTCTACAGTTAATACGTGGACAAATGGCAAACCTTGCTCTGGCTCCCTTAATCCAGGTTCAAGTTACCTTGGAGATGGTGTGGGCTATGTTGTTGCTAAACAATATTGGAGTGGCGACTTTATTAATGTCCCAAGCGTAGGTTCAGAGCGGTTGCTTGAACCCAATACCGTCACTCCAGGTGTCACGCGGGTTGCTAAAAACTGGCGCATTACTTGTCAGGCTAATGGTAACTCAGAGGCGTTTATTGCCACATCTCCACAGGGGATTACCTATACGTTTAGCATGTTACGCTCTTTTCCCGCCGAGAGATTACCAGTTCCTTATTATGACCGAGAAACAAACTCCACGTGGACAAATTATGCGAGAGTATTTAAAGCATATATGCAGGTTACTGAAGTAAAGGATAGGTTTAATAATAAAGTCACCTACAACTACAGCGCGCCGGACCAATTGGATTCGATTACTTCTTCAGATGGCAGGTCTATTCATTTTACTTATGAACCTGGTGTTGAGCGAAAGCGTATTAAGTCTATTACAAGTGATGGAAAAACCTGGTCGTACTATTATCGAATCGCAACTGAGAAAAAGGTTATTGGAGGCATTTATGTTAATCCAGACCAACTTTCTCGTGTTGTTTTACCTGATGGGCGTGAATGGGTATATGATATTGACTTTGCACCGACTAATGCCTTAGAGCAGCGCCATATTAAATACAGTTATGGTGACTCTCAACAAGATGACATTCAGTGTATATTTTCCCTCGTAAATCCAAATTATATACCTCGCTCTTATGTTAGTCGAGTGACTCATCCTAATGGATTGAAAGCTGAGTTTGAGGTTCGGTCAACACTGTTTGGACGCTCACAAGTACCTAAGCAATTTCAGCGGCCACCTAATATTAGGGTTAACGTTCACGACAGATGTTTTTCAAATTTTTCGCTGATTAGAAAGACGTTATCAGGGAAAGGTGTTTCTCCTCAGCATTGGTATTACAGTTACTCACAAAACCCTGGACAGTATGCCGATGGAAGTGGTGATTTAGGTCCCGCACCACAGGGGTTGAGTATGCTCCCTGCACTACCAAGTGATATGTCTGCAATGGACTTACGCTCAACCACTGTGGTTGCCCCTGATGGCAGTAAAGCTATCCATGTATTTGACCGTCGTTATAACTATTCGCAGGATAAGGAGGTTGCGACCTACTTGTACAATACCGACGGTACAACATTATTACAGCGTAATGAAATAACCTATAGCCAAGGATATAGTATTGGTAAAGCACAGCTATTTAGCGCCAATTACAATGGTACTATGCATGGTGGTGCATTTCCATTTGAAAACGAATCGCAGTACAACAGCTTTGTCAATAATATAAAAAGTACTATCTATCAATATACACAAGACTCAAGAGTCGATACTTATACTAAAGAGTTTTTAAACTTTAATAACTACGGCTCACCAGAATTGACTGTAGAGTCCAATGGTTTTAATGCTAATAGGAAATACCTAAAAAATACGTATTACCATGATTTGAATAATTGGTTAATTAATCTTGAGGATAGCAATGCCATTTCATTTGATGGAGTTAACTATGTTACAGCCAAGAAGAATACCTATTATCCTTATAATTCTGCGGAAAAGTCTTCGCTTTACCAAGAGTATCAAAATGGCAGATTGCTCAGCACTCATCGTTACTATGGTGATGGCAACATAAAGCAAACTACGTTCAATGCAAACAATCGTTGGATGGCACTTGCCAATTATATGCGTGGCAAGCCGCAATTAATCAAAATACCTCAACGCGACACTGCTAATTGTGCAAACCCAGATACCTGCTTTTTGTCGGCATCAATGGTGGTCGATGGCAGTGGTAATATCACCAAAGTAACAGACTTTAATGGTGTTGAAACTCACTATCGTTATGACAGTAATAACCGCGTTATCAATGTAAAGAATGCGGATACTCGATGGGCTGAGACAACCATTAGCTACGACTTAGACAGTAGTGATAATGCGGCGTTGTTCCAAAATATTACACGTGGTAACTACAAAAAGACGGTCACGCTCGATGGCTTAATGAGGCCTATTTTAGTGAAAGAGTGGGACTTAAATAACGAGTCTGCAACCGCCAAATATATTAGCCAAGCATTTAATGTCTACGGTAAGCCTACCTTTACTTCATTTCCATCGACCTCACCTGATGAGACGCTAGGAACCGCTATCGCTTACGATGGGCTCATTCGCACCACATCCACAACTCGCACAAGTGATAATAGCCAGACAACGACGCAATATCTATCAGGCAATCAAACTGCAGTAACAGATGGTCGTGGTAATACAACACTGACAAATTATTTGGCTTATGGCTCGCCATCGAGTGAGAAAGCGACGCAGATAGCTGCGCCTGATACTGATGTCATTAGCATCAACTACAATGAATTAGACCAGATTATTGCTATTACTCAGGGCTCGATTACGGAAAGCCGTTTGTACAATGGCTATCGCGACCTGTGTAAGGTGGTGCGTCCAGATACGGGGATGGCAGCATTTGGCTATAATAATGTTGGTGAAATGATATGGCGAGCTGAGGGGACATCTGGTAGCACGACGTCTTGTGATGAAGCCTCCGTACCTTCGGCACATAGAGTGGCGCTTACTTATGACAACGTCGGTGCACTCAAGACAGAAGACTTCCCAGATTCAACACCTGACAGACAGTATACCTATGACAATAACGGCAATTTGAAGTCGCTAACAACGGGAACGGCTTCGTGGCAATATCAATATAACAGTCTCAACTTGCCTCAGAGTGAAACTCTCAGCATTGATGGTCGCAGTTTTGCGTTGACATCGGGCTACGATAGCTTAGGTAGTGTTGCCTCTCTCCAATATCCCTCTGGTGCCGTGGTGGACTTTGCGCCTAATGCATTAGGTCAAGCCACAAAAGCGGGCACCTATGCTTCAGGAGTCAGTTATTATCCAAATGGACAACTTAAACAATTCACCTATGGTAATGGCATTGTACGTAACGTCGCATTGGACACCACTGGGCGAATTGATGCGCTAACGGATATCAAAGCTGGCTCGCTGAAGAACAGCCTCGACCCTAGTTATGACAGTAACGACAATTTAACCCGCTTGATTGATGGTGTTGACTCAAGCAACAACATATCTAACCTGAGTTACGATGGCGTCGATAGGCTGAGGTCTGCCGATGGCAAATGGGGAGCAGGACGTTACATCTATGACGGTCTGGGTAACATCCTTAGTCGCAGTTTGAACAATTCCACTATCAACTACCATTACAGCACGCTTAATCGTTTAAATAACTTAAGTGGTGCCTATGCCTACAGCTATCAATATGATACCGCTGGCAATATTACTCATAATGGACGTTATTCACTGAGTTTTAATCGTGCTCAGCAAATGGTGGCCGCTAAAGACATGGCTTATGTCTATGATGGCTTTAATCGCAAAATCAAACAGAACAAGCCATCAGGTACTGCTTATACCGTATATAACAAAGCCGGACAGCTACTGTACCGTGAAGAAGCAAATGGTAAAAAGACAGACAGCGTTTACCTTGGTAAGCAGATAGTGGCTGAAGTGGATATTTGCCCACCATCAGGATGCGCAGTCACTCAACCAGCAACGAAGACTTGCCCTGTGGGATACAGCTTAAACACGGCAGGAACGCTTTGTGAGAAAGCAGAAACACAGGCGGCCAGCATTAGCAGTTATAGCTACAGTTGCCCAACGGGTTACACCCTGTCGGGGTCGACTTGCCAGAAGACGGAATCCAAAACAGCTAACAGTACAACTCAATTGAGTTGCCCTAGAGGCGGTTCGCTCAATTCAGCGACCTCGATGTGTTCTCGCTTTTTTAGTCAAACATCAAGTAAGCCACCTACGGGCACTGGTATCTCTTGCACTGGAGAACCTATGGGCGGAGGTATGCGTTTATGGGAGTGCACTGAAACCTATGCAGCAACACCCAAATCTGTGTATTCCTGTGATGCTGGCTGGACGCTAAGTGGTACTAACTGTACTCGCACGTTATCACAAAATGCGACCACTACCCCTGTGTATGCCTGCCCCTCTGGCTGGGCGCTTAGCGGCTCCCAATGTCGCAGACTGGCGACCACAGCGATTGTTTACACTTGCCCATCGGGCTGGACACTGAGTGGTAGCCAATGTACTCAATAA